One region of Glutamicibacter sp. B1 genomic DNA includes:
- a CDS encoding PLD nuclease N-terminal domain-containing protein, protein MVRFFIFAAVVSVALMIYTLIECSRAPKHLVRSLPKSAWFAVIIVLPLVGAVLWFILGRPASTANQPSAQQTAPDDDEDFLRQLEVWRRQQQREAESKAREQELNSQAKNKKNDDSASEPESNRASGAEKPSHKSEDTDSDSPDTKA, encoded by the coding sequence ATGGTCCGCTTCTTTATATTTGCAGCAGTAGTTTCGGTCGCATTGATGATTTACACCTTGATCGAATGCAGCCGTGCGCCGAAGCATCTCGTGCGTTCCTTGCCGAAGTCAGCATGGTTCGCGGTCATCATCGTCCTGCCACTGGTGGGCGCAGTCTTATGGTTCATTCTGGGTCGCCCTGCGAGCACCGCCAATCAGCCAAGCGCACAGCAAACGGCTCCCGACGACGATGAAGATTTCTTGCGCCAATTAGAAGTCTGGCGTCGCCAGCAACAACGCGAAGCAGAGTCCAAGGCTCGTGAGCAAGAACTCAATTCCCAGGCCAAAAATAAGAAGAATGATGATTCTGCATCCGAACCAGAATCCAATCGCGCTTCGGGCGCTGAGAAGCCCTCCCACAAGTCCGAGGACACTGACAGTGACTCACCGGATACGAAGGCCTAG
- a CDS encoding AMP-binding protein, with the protein MDALHQELLAALANVANDNGPALEVIADDTTSTGWRIEYLHDQDLPGFENPMVVVRTSGSTGRAKRTVLSVQALASSAQATAEFLGFEGQWLLALPVHYVAGLSVLTRSLFAGTKPVVMDLDGSFSASEFTRAANQMVETHRLTSLVPTQLARLLDSPDPETLQTLKRFDVILLGGARASKDLLIRARHHGLKIFQTYGSSETSGGLVYNGTALPGVQLAEHDSRIWVSGPMLADGYANAPEATAEHFVHSEGRRWYVTDDLGTVDGQRLSIVGRIDDVINTGGIKLSASKIEGLLEEFFTQTLVVSVPDPQWGQSVGLAYSGPTKTDDAFDAVRRTLGKEAVPKHVRHYPHGLPLLPNGKFDRRLIIDELAVHE; encoded by the coding sequence ATGGACGCACTGCATCAAGAACTGCTTGCCGCATTGGCTAACGTCGCCAATGACAACGGACCGGCACTGGAAGTTATTGCCGACGACACCACCAGCACAGGCTGGCGCATTGAGTATCTTCACGACCAAGACCTGCCCGGGTTCGAAAATCCCATGGTCGTGGTACGCACCTCCGGATCTACTGGTCGTGCCAAGCGCACCGTCTTGAGCGTTCAGGCACTAGCCTCTAGCGCCCAAGCCACCGCAGAATTCCTTGGGTTTGAAGGTCAATGGTTATTGGCGCTCCCGGTGCACTATGTCGCTGGGCTCAGTGTACTCACGCGCTCCCTGTTCGCTGGAACCAAGCCGGTGGTCATGGACCTAGACGGTAGCTTCTCCGCCTCCGAGTTCACCCGAGCAGCCAACCAGATGGTAGAAACTCATCGACTGACCTCACTGGTGCCAACCCAGTTGGCGCGACTGCTCGATAGTCCAGACCCGGAAACTCTTCAGACGCTCAAACGTTTTGATGTCATCCTGCTTGGTGGCGCCCGCGCCAGCAAAGACTTGCTGATACGCGCACGCCACCACGGGCTGAAGATCTTCCAAACCTATGGGTCTTCAGAGACTTCGGGTGGGCTGGTTTATAACGGCACGGCACTTCCTGGAGTGCAACTGGCTGAGCATGACTCACGCATTTGGGTTTCTGGACCGATGCTGGCCGATGGTTATGCCAATGCTCCAGAAGCCACGGCCGAACACTTTGTCCATAGCGAAGGACGTCGTTGGTACGTGACCGATGATCTAGGCACCGTTGACGGGCAAAGACTAAGTATCGTCGGACGCATTGATGATGTCATCAACACCGGTGGGATCAAACTTTCAGCTTCCAAGATTGAAGGGCTGCTCGAAGAATTCTTCACCCAAACTCTCGTCGTCTCCGTACCTGATCCACAGTGGGGTCAGAGTGTCGGTCTGGCTTATTCCGGCCCTACAAAAACGGACGATGCCTTCGACGCGGTACGCCGAACGCTGGGCAAAGAAGCTGTTCCCAAGCATGTGCGCCACTATCCACACGGCTTACCTCTGCTTCCTAATGGTAAGTTCGACCGCCGGTTGATCATTGATGAATTAGCGGTTCACGAGTAG
- a CDS encoding DUF4229 domain-containing protein: MVFLGLFLGLNWPIFVSGIIGLIFAFAVAYLFFNKLRLKASEDVRKAFNKTSANKTNKQLAEEAIEDEYDEAQRKMQPPAE; this comes from the coding sequence GTGGTGTTCCTAGGTCTGTTCCTTGGCCTGAACTGGCCAATCTTCGTCTCCGGAATTATTGGCCTGATTTTTGCCTTCGCCGTTGCCTACTTGTTCTTCAACAAGCTACGCCTCAAGGCCAGTGAAGATGTGCGTAAGGCTTTCAATAAGACCTCCGCGAATAAGACCAACAAGCAGCTGGCTGAAGAGGCGATCGAGGACGAATACGACGAAGCACAACGAAAGATGCAGCCACCTGCCGAGTAA
- a CDS encoding enoyl-CoA hydratase/isomerase family protein: MASFETEFQTLLASETEDRLWIRLHRPEVRNAIDQTMVDELHAVCSYLEKNPKVLILAGTASQAPSDQNPKGAKGIFASGADISQLRERRRDDALAGINSGIFDRIAKLPMPVIAALDGFALGGGAELAYAADFRIGTPELRMGNPETNLGIMAAAGATWRLKELVGEPLAKEILLAGKVLTGEQCLAANLITELHPAAELEQAANALADRIASQDPLAVRITKSVFHTPREVHPVIDTLAQGMLFESQAKFDRMQDFLDRKKK; the protein is encoded by the coding sequence ATGGCGAGTTTCGAGACCGAGTTTCAAACGCTTCTTGCCAGTGAAACCGAGGACCGGCTGTGGATTCGGTTGCATCGCCCGGAGGTGCGTAACGCCATTGATCAAACCATGGTCGATGAGCTGCATGCCGTGTGTAGTTATCTAGAAAAGAATCCGAAAGTTCTGATCTTGGCAGGGACTGCCAGCCAAGCACCCAGCGATCAGAATCCAAAGGGGGCTAAGGGAATCTTTGCTTCCGGCGCGGATATTTCACAGTTACGTGAGCGTCGCCGTGATGACGCGCTCGCCGGAATCAATTCCGGGATTTTTGACCGTATCGCCAAACTACCTATGCCGGTGATCGCAGCTCTCGACGGGTTCGCTCTAGGTGGTGGTGCCGAGCTGGCTTACGCGGCAGACTTCCGTATTGGTACCCCAGAATTGCGCATGGGTAACCCCGAAACCAACCTGGGCATCATGGCAGCAGCCGGGGCAACCTGGAGGCTCAAAGAGCTCGTAGGCGAGCCCTTGGCCAAGGAAATCCTTTTGGCTGGCAAGGTGCTTACCGGTGAGCAGTGCTTGGCAGCAAACCTGATTACCGAGTTGCATCCTGCGGCAGAGCTAGAACAAGCTGCAAATGCGTTGGCAGATCGCATCGCGTCACAAGACCCATTGGCCGTTCGGATCACCAAATCGGTATTCCATACCCCGCGCGAAGTCCATCCGGTGATCGACACCCTTGCGCAAGGAATGCTCTTTGAATCGCAGGCTAAGTTTGACCGCATGCAAGATTTTCTTGATCGAAAGAAGAAGTAA
- a CDS encoding 1,4-dihydroxy-2-naphthoyl-CoA synthase — protein MSSQNNSAVPQKVSDVFDPVRWRVVEGFDFTDITYHRQVERDAQGNILRDLPTVRIAFDRPEVRNAFRPHTVDELYRAMDHARMTSNVATVLLTGNGPSPKDGGHAFCSGGDQRIRGRDGYRYAEGETRESIDPARAGRLHILEVQRLMRTMPKVVLCVVNGWAAGGGHSLHVVSDLTIASKEHGKFKQTDATVGSFDAGYGSALLARQVGQKTAREIFFLAREYSADDMVRMGAVNESVDHERLEEVALEYAADIAKQSPQAIRMLKFAFNLADDGLAGQQVFAGEATRMAYMTDEAVEGRDAFLGKRDPDWSDYPYYF, from the coding sequence GTGAGTAGCCAGAATAATTCCGCAGTGCCCCAGAAGGTTTCCGATGTCTTTGATCCCGTGCGTTGGCGCGTGGTTGAAGGATTCGATTTCACCGACATCACCTACCACCGCCAGGTAGAACGTGATGCCCAAGGCAACATCCTGCGTGATCTACCAACGGTGCGCATCGCCTTTGACCGCCCCGAGGTACGCAACGCATTCCGCCCACATACCGTGGATGAGCTTTATCGAGCCATGGATCATGCGCGCATGACCAGCAATGTTGCCACGGTGCTACTCACCGGCAATGGTCCTTCGCCCAAGGATGGAGGACACGCGTTCTGCTCCGGCGGTGACCAGCGTATTCGCGGGCGCGACGGCTACCGCTATGCCGAGGGTGAGACCCGTGAATCGATCGATCCCGCCCGCGCCGGACGTCTGCACATTCTTGAAGTACAGCGCCTGATGCGCACCATGCCGAAGGTTGTCTTGTGCGTCGTCAACGGTTGGGCCGCTGGCGGTGGACACTCCTTGCACGTGGTTTCCGACCTAACGATCGCTTCCAAGGAACACGGAAAGTTCAAGCAGACCGACGCCACCGTAGGTTCTTTTGATGCCGGTTACGGCTCCGCGCTGCTGGCCCGCCAGGTGGGACAGAAGACCGCGCGTGAGATCTTCTTCCTCGCCCGTGAATACTCCGCAGACGATATGGTCCGCATGGGCGCTGTCAACGAATCGGTGGACCACGAGCGGCTTGAAGAAGTTGCCTTGGAATACGCAGCGGACATTGCCAAGCAGTCCCCACAGGCCATTCGTATGCTGAAGTTCGCCTTCAATCTGGCCGATGACGGGCTCGCTGGACAGCAGGTCTTCGCCGGTGAAGCCACTCGTATGGCGTATATGACCGATGAAGCAGTAGAAGGACGCGACGCGTTCTTAGGCAAACGCGACCCCGACTGGTCCGACTACCCTTACTACTTCTAA
- a CDS encoding 1,4-dihydroxy-2-naphthoate polyprenyltransferase, translating into MATLSQWVSGARLRTLPIVIAPVVIGTAAALGETGTIHWLRFVLALLVGLLLQIGVNYSNDYSDGIRGTDDDRVGPLRLTGSKLTDPKNVRNVAFGCFGLAAVFGLALVIISASWPLLLVGVAAIFAAWGYTGGKNPYGYRGLGDIYVFIFFGLVATLGTTFTQINELTLTSLWGAIGTGLIGCALLMANNVRDIPTDKEVGKITLAVRLGENNARLSYVVMLTIAILLPLLSTGTFPWMWLVLITFVPAIAPSMLMLREPQLPKLVQVLKQTGILNMVYAVLFALAIILDVWF; encoded by the coding sequence GTGGCCACACTTTCCCAATGGGTTTCGGGTGCACGCCTGCGCACCTTGCCTATCGTCATTGCCCCGGTTGTTATCGGCACCGCGGCCGCCCTGGGCGAAACAGGAACCATTCATTGGTTGCGTTTTGTTCTCGCCTTGCTGGTCGGACTGCTACTGCAAATTGGTGTGAACTACTCCAATGACTACTCCGACGGCATCCGCGGCACTGACGATGACCGAGTTGGCCCCTTGCGTCTGACCGGTTCCAAACTCACCGATCCGAAAAACGTGCGCAATGTTGCCTTTGGTTGCTTTGGTCTTGCCGCAGTATTCGGTTTGGCTCTGGTCATCATTTCGGCATCGTGGCCACTGTTGCTCGTCGGCGTGGCTGCGATATTTGCCGCATGGGGGTACACCGGAGGTAAGAACCCCTACGGCTACCGAGGCCTAGGAGATATTTATGTCTTCATCTTCTTCGGCCTGGTCGCAACCTTAGGCACGACGTTCACCCAGATCAACGAGCTGACGCTGACCTCGTTATGGGGTGCCATTGGTACGGGTCTGATTGGTTGCGCCCTGCTGATGGCTAATAACGTGCGTGATATTCCCACTGATAAAGAGGTTGGGAAGATTACTCTTGCGGTTCGTCTCGGGGAAAATAACGCCCGACTCAGCTACGTAGTTATGCTCACGATAGCTATCTTGTTGCCCTTGCTATCTACTGGAACTTTCCCTTGGATGTGGCTGGTACTTATTACCTTCGTCCCAGCTATCGCACCGTCCATGCTCATGCTGCGTGAACCCCAACTTCCAAAGCTCGTACAGGTCCTCAAACAGACCGGTATCTTGAACATGGTTTATGCAGTCTTGTTTGCCTTGGCAATCATTCTTGATGTGTGGTTCTAA
- the ccsB gene encoding c-type cytochrome biogenesis protein CcsB, protein MGNAGALAPINESLGEYSQLFMLLAAMVYGVVFIVFALDLAKTNKSISEMDSAALKRDEELLVGANGAVAGAGRKRRGVAERADNISDDIVTDKMTYTEFSSKRPMARIAVVLMWLAVALHGFGVVSRALAAHRVPWGNMYEFLTTGAFLVALVYLVVLIFKDLRFMGTFISGLVTLMLCAATIGFPTPVGHLVPALQSPWIVIHVSIAVLSSSLFAISFAMNVLQLMQHSRMNRLSAGLSDRLPFMRVVPGAGALENFAYRINTIAFVMWTFTVMAGAIWAEAAWGRYWGWDPKEVWSFVIWVVYAGYLHARATGGWTGPRSAWLSIVGFLCVVFNFTIVNIYFNGLHSYAGV, encoded by the coding sequence ATGGGTAACGCTGGGGCATTAGCACCAATTAATGAATCGCTGGGTGAATACAGCCAGCTATTCATGCTGCTGGCAGCCATGGTCTATGGAGTGGTCTTCATTGTCTTTGCCTTGGACCTGGCAAAAACCAACAAGTCGATCTCCGAAATGGATTCCGCAGCGCTCAAGCGCGACGAAGAATTACTTGTTGGAGCTAACGGCGCCGTTGCCGGTGCGGGCCGCAAGCGTCGCGGTGTGGCCGAACGTGCCGATAACATCAGCGATGACATCGTGACCGACAAGATGACCTACACAGAGTTCTCATCCAAGCGTCCGATGGCTCGCATCGCAGTGGTCCTGATGTGGCTGGCCGTGGCTCTGCACGGTTTCGGTGTCGTCTCTCGTGCACTGGCAGCCCACCGCGTGCCGTGGGGCAACATGTACGAGTTCTTGACCACCGGTGCTTTCCTGGTGGCCTTGGTGTACCTGGTGGTGCTGATCTTCAAGGATCTGCGCTTCATGGGAACATTCATTTCTGGTCTCGTGACCTTGATGCTGTGCGCTGCAACCATCGGATTCCCAACACCTGTGGGTCACCTGGTTCCTGCCCTGCAGTCGCCATGGATCGTCATCCACGTTTCCATCGCCGTACTGTCCTCGTCACTGTTTGCCATTAGCTTTGCCATGAACGTACTTCAGCTGATGCAGCACTCGCGTATGAACCGACTGTCCGCTGGACTCAGCGACAGGCTTCCGTTCATGCGTGTTGTTCCCGGTGCTGGCGCATTGGAGAACTTCGCTTACCGTATCAACACCATCGCGTTCGTCATGTGGACCTTCACCGTGATGGCCGGAGCTATCTGGGCTGAAGCCGCCTGGGGCCGCTACTGGGGCTGGGACCCGAAGGAAGTTTGGTCCTTCGTGATCTGGGTTGTTTACGCAGGTTACCTGCACGCACGCGCCACCGGTGGTTGGACCGGTCCGCGTTCGGCGTGGCTGTCGATTGTCGGCTTCCTGTGCGTCGTCTTCAACTTCACTATCGTAAACATCTACTTCAACGGCCTACACTCTTACGCCGGAGTCTAA
- a CDS encoding thiolase family protein has protein sequence MTEAYLVGGTRTPVGRYGGALSAVRPDDLAALTIRTLVEESGIDPSAVDEVILGNANGAGEENRNVARMASLLAGLPVSVPGITVNRLCASGMSAITMASHMIKAGAADVVIAGGVESMSRAPWVMEKPDKAFAKPGAVFDTSIGWRFTNPQFLSGELSRDGKATFSMPETAEEVARVYGISREDCDRFAVDSHAKAIAAIDAGHFKDEIVPVTVKHRKGETIVDTDEGPRPGTSMDVLSGLRPVVRGGEVVTAGNASSLNDGASAILVVSERALKKYSLNARARIVDGQSAGLEPEIMGMGPVPATNKVLDRAGLTIGELGAMEINEAFASQSLASIRELGVDPQIVNRDGGAIALGHPLGSSGSRIVITLLGRMERELATAERKLGVATMCVGVGQGSAILLEGA, from the coding sequence ATGACTGAAGCATATCTCGTCGGCGGGACCCGTACCCCGGTAGGACGCTACGGTGGAGCGCTCAGTGCAGTGCGCCCCGATGATCTAGCCGCGCTGACCATTCGGACTCTCGTTGAAGAATCTGGCATCGATCCGTCAGCGGTTGATGAAGTCATTCTCGGTAATGCAAACGGCGCGGGGGAAGAGAATCGCAATGTCGCTCGCATGGCTTCATTGCTGGCCGGTCTGCCGGTGAGTGTGCCGGGCATTACCGTCAATCGTTTGTGTGCTTCTGGAATGAGCGCCATTACGATGGCTAGCCACATGATCAAGGCTGGTGCTGCGGACGTGGTGATCGCAGGTGGCGTGGAGTCAATGTCTCGTGCACCATGGGTCATGGAAAAACCGGATAAGGCTTTTGCTAAGCCCGGAGCGGTATTCGATACCTCCATTGGCTGGCGCTTCACCAATCCACAATTCCTCTCTGGTGAGCTCTCCCGTGATGGCAAAGCGACCTTCTCCATGCCAGAGACTGCCGAGGAAGTGGCGCGTGTTTACGGAATCTCCCGCGAAGACTGCGACCGGTTTGCGGTTGATTCTCATGCCAAAGCCATAGCTGCGATTGACGCTGGGCATTTCAAAGATGAAATAGTGCCGGTGACCGTAAAGCATCGTAAGGGCGAAACCATCGTAGATACTGATGAAGGTCCGCGCCCTGGAACCAGCATGGATGTTCTGTCCGGGCTTCGGCCAGTGGTTCGTGGCGGCGAAGTCGTTACTGCCGGGAACGCGTCCTCGCTTAATGACGGGGCCTCGGCGATTCTGGTGGTCTCCGAACGGGCCCTGAAGAAGTACTCATTGAACGCTCGCGCCCGAATTGTTGACGGACAGTCTGCAGGTCTGGAACCAGAGATCATGGGTATGGGACCGGTGCCGGCCACTAACAAGGTTCTTGATCGTGCCGGGCTAACGATCGGTGAGCTCGGAGCCATGGAGATCAATGAAGCCTTTGCAAGCCAATCCCTGGCCAGCATCCGTGAACTTGGGGTGGACCCACAGATCGTGAACCGTGACGGTGGAGCGATTGCGCTAGGACATCCTTTGGGATCAAGCGGTTCGCGAATTGTCATCACCCTTTTGGGCCGGATGGAACGTGAGTTGGCAACAGCAGAGCGTAAGCTCGGCGTGGCTACCATGTGTGTTGGCGTTGGGCAGGGATCTGCCATCTTGCTGGAAGGGGCCTAA